In Methylomagnum ishizawai, one DNA window encodes the following:
- the glgB gene encoding 1,4-alpha-glucan branching protein GlgB: MNSTEAGRVAGHADEAEPLSELQRIITARHPDPFAVLGRHPVPGGAVLRALLPRAETVRLGPGGPEFQRVADSPLFEYRPDRAAKLPRHYRLSWTDGAGRAHEYCDPYSFPPQISDFDLYLFGEGKHWHIHRILGAHPQTVDGIAGVRFATWAPNAERVSVVGDFNAWDGRCHPMRVRGGGGVWELFIPEIAPGTVYKFEIRNRQHGTLLLKTDPYGRQFEVRPDNAAIVAADPEYAWTDDTWMEDRKSRDWPHEPLSVYEVHLGSWQRDHDGGFLNYRVLAERLVAHAQAHGFTHLELLPITEHPYDGSWGYQTTGYFAPTSRFGTPDDFRAFVDHCHTHGIGVLLDWVPAHFPKDAHGLAWFDGTPLYEHEDPRLGEHRDWGTLIYNFGRNEVRNFLIGSALFWLEEFHLDGLRVDAVASMLYLDYSRDPGDWIPNKYGGNENLEAIAFLRELNTVAHQQFPGTLIVAEESTAWPQVTRPTWTGGLGFSLKWNMGWMHDTLVYMGKDPVHRQFHHDQLTFGLLYAFTENFILPFSHDEVVHGKQSLLGKMPGDEWRRFANLRLLYTFMFTYPGKKLLFMGCEFAQAEEWNAAKPLDWYLYDRANHRGIATLVGDLNRTYTRYPALHRYDGDGQGFEWIDCHDAPQSVLSYLRRAKDAFVVVAFNFTPIPRHHYRIGVPADGTYREILNSDSIYYGGSNMGNPPLEAEAQAWMGRPYSLNITLPPLAGIVLIRELPEAGTPETPGATDAPEVAP, translated from the coding sequence GTGAACTCGACCGAAGCGGGCCGCGTCGCCGGACACGCAGACGAAGCGGAGCCGTTATCCGAACTCCAGCGCATCATCACCGCCCGCCACCCCGATCCCTTCGCGGTACTGGGCCGGCACCCGGTTCCGGGGGGCGCGGTGCTGCGGGCCTTGCTGCCACGGGCGGAAACCGTGCGCCTCGGCCCCGGCGGCCCCGAATTCCAGCGCGTTGCCGACAGCCCCCTGTTTGAATACCGACCGGACCGCGCCGCCAAGCTCCCCCGTCATTACCGGCTGTCCTGGACCGATGGAGCCGGGCGGGCCCACGAATATTGCGATCCCTATTCTTTCCCGCCGCAAATCTCCGATTTCGACCTCTACCTGTTCGGCGAAGGCAAGCACTGGCATATCCACCGCATCCTCGGCGCCCATCCGCAAACGGTCGATGGCATCGCGGGCGTCCGCTTCGCGACCTGGGCGCCCAATGCCGAGCGGGTCAGCGTGGTGGGTGATTTCAACGCCTGGGACGGGCGCTGCCATCCGATGCGGGTCCGGGGCGGCGGCGGGGTCTGGGAGTTGTTCATCCCGGAAATCGCGCCGGGCACGGTCTATAAATTCGAGATCCGCAACCGCCAGCACGGTACCCTCCTGCTCAAGACCGATCCCTACGGACGCCAATTCGAAGTCCGCCCCGACAACGCCGCCATCGTCGCCGCCGACCCGGAATACGCCTGGACCGACGATACCTGGATGGAAGACCGCAAAAGCCGCGACTGGCCGCACGAACCGCTGTCGGTGTACGAAGTCCATCTCGGCTCCTGGCAGCGGGACCACGACGGCGGCTTCCTCAATTACCGCGTCCTGGCCGAGCGCCTGGTAGCCCATGCCCAGGCCCATGGCTTCACCCATCTCGAACTCCTGCCCATCACCGAACATCCTTACGACGGCTCCTGGGGCTATCAAACCACCGGCTATTTCGCCCCGACCAGCCGCTTCGGCACGCCGGACGATTTCCGCGCCTTCGTCGATCATTGCCATACCCACGGCATCGGCGTGTTGCTCGACTGGGTGCCGGCCCATTTCCCCAAGGACGCCCACGGGCTGGCCTGGTTCGACGGCACGCCGCTCTATGAACACGAAGACCCCAGATTGGGCGAACACCGCGACTGGGGCACCTTGATCTACAACTTCGGGCGCAACGAGGTCCGCAATTTCCTGATCGGTAGCGCCTTGTTCTGGCTGGAGGAATTCCATCTCGATGGGCTCAGGGTCGATGCCGTGGCCTCGATGCTGTACCTGGATTATTCCCGCGATCCGGGCGATTGGATTCCCAACAAATACGGCGGCAACGAAAACCTCGAAGCCATCGCCTTCCTGCGCGAACTCAACACCGTCGCCCACCAGCAATTCCCCGGCACCCTGATCGTCGCCGAGGAATCCACCGCCTGGCCGCAAGTCACCCGCCCGACCTGGACCGGCGGCCTGGGTTTCTCCCTGAAATGGAACATGGGTTGGATGCACGACACCCTGGTCTACATGGGCAAAGACCCGGTGCATCGCCAATTCCATCACGACCAACTGACCTTCGGCCTGCTGTACGCCTTCACCGAAAACTTCATCCTACCGTTTTCGCATGATGAAGTGGTGCATGGCAAGCAATCCCTGCTGGGCAAGATGCCGGGCGACGAATGGCGGCGTTTCGCCAATCTCAGGCTGCTCTACACCTTCATGTTCACCTATCCCGGCAAGAAGCTGTTGTTCATGGGCTGCGAATTCGCCCAGGCCGAGGAATGGAACGCCGCCAAACCCCTGGACTGGTACCTCTACGACCGTGCCAACCATCGCGGCATCGCCACCCTGGTCGGCGACCTCAACCGCACCTATACCCGTTATCCCGCCCTGCACCGCTACGATGGCGACGGCCAGGGCTTCGAATGGATCGATTGCCACGACGCCCCGCAATCGGTGCTGAGCTACCTCCGCCGGGCCAAGGACGCATTCGTGGTGGTGGCGTTCAATTTCACACCCATCCCCCGCCACCACTACCGCATCGGCGTCCCGGCGGACGGCACCTACCGCGAAATCCTCAATTCCGACTCGATCTACTACGGCGGCAGCAATATGGGCAACCCACCGCTGGAAGCCGAAGCCCAGGCCTGGATGGGCCGTCCCTATTCCCTCAACATCACCCTACCGCCCCTGGCCGGGATCGTCCTGATCCGCGAATTGCCAGAGGCGGGAACACCCGAAACACCCGGCGCAACGGACGCGCCAGAAGTCGCTCCATGA